One segment of Tenrec ecaudatus isolate mTenEca1 chromosome 1, mTenEca1.hap1, whole genome shotgun sequence DNA contains the following:
- the LOC142461318 gene encoding ribose-phosphate pyrophosphokinase 1, whose translation MPNIKIFSGSSHQDLSQKIADRLGLELGKVVTKKFSNQETCVEIGESVRGEDVYIVQSGCGEINDNLMELLIMINACKIASASRVTAVIPCFPYARQDKKDKSRAPISAKLVANMLSVAGADHIITMDLHASQIQGFFDIPVDNLYAEPAVLKWIRENISEWRNCTIVSPDAGGAKRVTSIADRLNVDFALIHKERKKANEVDRMVLVGDVKDRVAILVDDMADTCGTICHAADKLLSAGATRVYAILTHGIFSGPAISRINNACFEAVVVTNTIPQEDKMKHCSKIQVIDISMILAEAIRRTHNGESVSYLFSHVPL comes from the coding sequence ATGCCCAACATCAAAATCTTCAGCGGCAGCTCCCACCAAGATTTATCCCAGAAAATTGCCGATCGCCTGGGCCTGGAGCTTGGCAAGGTGGTGACTAAGAAATTCAGCAACCAGGAGACCTGTGTGGAAATTGGCGAGAGTGTTCGTGGAGAGGATGTCTACATTGTCCAGAGTGGTTGTGGAGAAATCAACGACAATCTAATGGAACTTTTGATCATGATTAATGCCTGCAAAATCGCTTCTGCCAGCCGGGTGACTGCAGTCATTCCGTGTTTCCCTTATGCTCGCCAGGATAAGAAGGATAAGAGCCGGGCCCCAATCTCAGCCAAGCTTGTCGCAAATATGCTGTCTGTAGCAGGTGCAGATCATATCATCACCATGGATCTACATGCGTCTCAAATTCAGGGCTTCTTTGATATCCCAGTGGATAATTTGTATGCCGAGCCAGCTGTCCTGAAGTGGATAAGGGAGAATATCTCCGAGTGGAGGAACTGCACTATTGTCTCCCCCGATGCTGGTGGAGCTAAGAGAGTTACGTCCATTGCAGACCGATTGAATGTGGACTTCGCCTTGATTCACAAAGAACGGAAGAAGGCCAATGAAGTGGACCGCATGGTGCTCGTGGGAGACGTGAAGGACCGAGTGGCCATCCTGGTGGACGATATGGCCGACACCTGCGGCACAATCTGCCATGCAGCTGACAAACTTCTCTCAGCTGGAGCGACCAGAGTTTATGCCATCTTGACTCATGGAATCTTTTCTGGCCCCGCCATTTCCCGCATCAACAACGCATGCTTTGAAGCAGTAGTAGTCACCAATACCATACCTCAAGAGGATAAGatgaagcattgctctaaaatacAGGTGATCGACATCTCCATGATCCTTGCGGAAGCCATCAGGAGAACTCACAATGGAGAATCTGTTTCCTACCTGTTCAGCCATGTCCCTTTGTAA